From a single Sporosarcina oncorhynchi genomic region:
- a CDS encoding glycerophosphodiester phosphodiesterase family protein, whose protein sequence is MKKTILLLVGLLLVLTGCSIGTKWNNPIPNDDFLIVGHRGASAYEPENTIPAFELAKNLGADYIELDIHMTKDGELVIMHDKDVKRTTESKGKIKDHTLAELKELTADEKKGEKVAVSSQEEAYDIPMLREVLEEMEDDVRFVIELKDPEEYEGIEEKLVSMMKDYGLFANDENGYPKAVIHSFDEESLQKVHRLNKDIPLLQLISFDDGEEAVMSKEELNELLTYAIGVGVSYEALNAKFVSAMHQADIIVFAYTVDDREEAVKLQAMGVDGIHTNKPDLLTTTD, encoded by the coding sequence ATGAAAAAGACCATACTCCTGTTAGTCGGATTACTCCTTGTGCTGACGGGTTGCTCGATCGGGACGAAATGGAATAATCCGATACCGAACGATGATTTTCTTATTGTCGGTCATCGTGGCGCTTCCGCGTATGAGCCGGAAAATACAATTCCGGCATTTGAACTCGCGAAAAACTTAGGCGCGGACTATATCGAACTTGATATTCATATGACAAAAGACGGCGAGCTCGTCATTATGCATGATAAAGACGTTAAACGCACGACAGAGTCTAAAGGGAAGATTAAAGATCATACTCTTGCAGAATTGAAAGAGCTGACTGCAGATGAAAAGAAAGGCGAGAAAGTTGCTGTCAGCAGCCAAGAAGAAGCGTATGACATTCCTATGCTAAGAGAAGTGCTAGAAGAAATGGAAGATGACGTCCGGTTTGTCATCGAGTTGAAAGATCCCGAAGAATACGAAGGCATCGAAGAGAAGCTTGTTTCGATGATGAAAGATTACGGCCTTTTTGCAAATGATGAAAATGGCTATCCGAAAGCGGTTATTCATTCATTCGACGAAGAATCTTTGCAAAAAGTACATCGGCTGAATAAAGATATTCCGCTGTTGCAACTCATTTCGTTTGATGATGGGGAAGAAGCGGTCATGTCCAAAGAGGAATTGAACGAACTGCTGACCTATGCGATCGGTGTCGGTGTAAGTTATGAAGCATTGAATGCGAAGTTTGTAAGCGCAATGCACCAAGCCGACATTATCGTATTTGCGTACACAGTGGATGATAGGGAAGAAGCGGTCAAATTGCAGGCGATGGGTGTAGATGGGATCCATACGAATAAACCTGATTTATTAACTACTACAGATTGA
- the yhfH gene encoding protein YhfH has product MLENVIEFFKNLPPKNCATCGEVIEEQHECYSNNCDKCNSI; this is encoded by the coding sequence ATGCTTGAAAATGTCATCGAGTTTTTCAAGAATCTGCCGCCAAAAAACTGTGCCACTTGTGGTGAAGTAATTGAAGAGCAGCACGAGTGCTACAGCAATAACTGTGATAAATGCAACAGCATCTGA
- the yhfH gene encoding protein YhfH, whose amino-acid sequence MVESIVEFFKNLPPKACATCGTDIDEQHECYSNQCDSCNIL is encoded by the coding sequence ATGGTTGAAAGCATTGTTGAATTCTTCAAAAACCTGCCACCTAAAGCCTGTGCCACTTGCGGAACTGATATCGACGAACAGCATGAGTGTTATAGCAATCAATGCGACTCTTGCAATATTCTCTAA
- a CDS encoding lipoate--protein ligase, with product MYFVDNKGITDPRINLAIEEYVLRNMDIEKDSFLLFYINEPSIIIGKNQNTVEEINTEYVDANGIHIVRRLSGGGAVYHDLGNLNYSFITKDDGESFRNFKKFTEPVVKALGEMGVKAELLGRNDILVEGRKVSGNAQFAIQGRMFTHGTLMFDTEIERVVSALKVRKDKIESKGIKSIRSRVANISEFIEGEMTIEEFRMEILKSIFGGEENVQYMELTDDDWTKIHELSAERYANWDWNYGKSPKSNVQHSQRFPVGGIDVRLQVEKGVIQNVQIYGDFFGVGEVTVIEDSLVDVQYNREAIAKAIDGLDIPKLLGGITAEEFVNVIY from the coding sequence TTGTATTTTGTTGATAATAAAGGAATTACAGATCCGCGGATTAACCTTGCGATTGAAGAGTATGTGTTAAGAAATATGGACATCGAAAAAGATTCATTTTTGCTGTTTTATATTAATGAACCATCGATCATCATCGGGAAAAACCAGAATACAGTTGAAGAGATTAATACAGAATACGTTGATGCGAACGGGATTCATATTGTGCGCAGACTATCAGGTGGCGGCGCGGTTTATCATGACCTCGGCAACTTGAATTACAGTTTCATCACAAAAGACGATGGTGAATCATTCCGCAATTTCAAGAAGTTTACGGAGCCGGTTGTGAAAGCGCTTGGCGAGATGGGTGTAAAAGCAGAATTACTTGGACGAAATGACATCTTGGTAGAAGGACGAAAAGTGTCCGGCAATGCGCAATTTGCGATACAAGGGCGGATGTTCACACATGGAACACTCATGTTCGATACGGAAATTGAACGCGTTGTTTCCGCTTTGAAAGTCCGAAAAGACAAGATTGAATCGAAAGGCATTAAATCGATTCGCAGCCGTGTCGCGAATATTTCGGAATTCATCGAAGGCGAAATGACGATTGAAGAGTTTCGGATGGAAATTTTGAAATCGATTTTCGGAGGCGAAGAGAACGTCCAGTATATGGAGCTGACAGATGACGATTGGACAAAAATCCATGAACTTTCGGCAGAGCGTTACGCCAATTGGGATTGGAATTACGGCAAGTCGCCAAAATCCAATGTCCAGCACTCCCAGCGTTTCCCTGTCGGCGGCATCGATGTCCGCTTGCAAGTTGAAAAAGGCGTCATCCAAAACGTCCAAATTTATGGAGACTTTTTCGGCGTCGGTGAAGTGACAGTTATCGAAGACAGTCTAGTCGACGTGCAATATAACCGCGAAGCAATCGCAAAAGCTATCGACGGATTGGATATTCCGAAGCTGCTCGGCGGTATTACAGCAGAAGAATTCGTTAACGTAATCTATTGA
- a CDS encoding response regulator transcription factor → MGNDRIFIVEDDRKIAQLLAETLRKYQYDVAIVEDFENIVEESAQFDPHLILLDINLPSYDGYYWCRQLRQQTMCPIIFISARSGDMDQVFALENGGDDFITKPFHYEIVLAKIRSHLRRAFGAYAPSQGERIVKLGALELFIERMELHLRDEIIPLQKKECVILELLMEASPKVVSRETLLEELWDDQSFVDENTLNVNMTRVRKKLVDYGVRSVVETVRGSGYRLLPAPEES, encoded by the coding sequence ATGGGGAATGACCGGATTTTCATCGTGGAGGATGATCGGAAGATTGCGCAGTTGTTGGCGGAGACGCTGCGGAAGTATCAGTATGATGTGGCGATTGTTGAGGATTTTGAGAATATCGTCGAAGAAAGCGCGCAGTTCGATCCGCATCTAATTTTGCTCGACATCAATCTGCCTTCGTATGACGGCTATTATTGGTGTCGCCAACTAAGACAGCAAACGATGTGTCCCATCATTTTCATCTCGGCGCGGTCGGGTGATATGGACCAAGTGTTTGCGCTGGAAAATGGTGGTGATGATTTCATAACGAAACCTTTCCATTATGAAATCGTCCTTGCGAAGATACGGAGTCACTTGAGACGGGCGTTTGGTGCCTATGCACCGAGTCAAGGTGAGCGAATTGTGAAGCTCGGCGCGCTCGAATTGTTCATCGAGCGGATGGAACTACATTTGCGTGACGAAATCATCCCGCTACAAAAGAAAGAGTGCGTCATTTTGGAACTGCTGATGGAAGCGTCGCCGAAAGTCGTGTCACGCGAGACGCTCCTCGAAGAATTATGGGACGACCAGTCATTTGTCGATGAAAATACATTGAACGTCAATATGACGCGTGTGCGGAAAAAACTCGTCGATTACGGTGTGCGGTCCGTTGTGGAAACAGTGCGCGGATCAGGGTACCGGCTGTTGCCTGCGCCGGAGGAATCATGA
- a CDS encoding sensor histidine kinase produces MKQIVLFLKEHLSWIIFEMALVSFILLLYWLDGFRGINTAIYSIIMSLLLTAGILIAKFITRRSFYNAITKKPERMEDALVRHVQTPEQLQSAAFMRSLYGLYQNEVQTLYASQHRQLHFMNQWVHQMKTPISVIGLLLQEDGELDKRSIHEEVEKLQRGLDAVLVNARLETFEEDMQIEQVELKSLIQQIVTDHKRLFITNGVFPVISIDETLVVASDPKWLKIVIGQFITNAVKYTFEKGKHVYMFVERTEHGFELTIRDEGVGIPASDLKRVTKAFFTGENGRLTGESTGMGLYIAAEVCGKLGHPLSIESEVGTGTSVKIVFMNGEAGGTDGEQSDCRDESSDEDL; encoded by the coding sequence ATGAAGCAGATTGTCCTTTTTCTGAAAGAACATTTATCTTGGATCATTTTCGAAATGGCGCTCGTGTCATTCATTCTGTTGCTCTATTGGTTGGACGGATTCCGCGGGATAAATACGGCGATTTACTCGATTATTATGAGCTTGCTTTTGACTGCTGGCATTCTCATTGCGAAGTTCATAACGAGGCGATCTTTCTATAACGCGATTACAAAAAAGCCTGAACGAATGGAAGATGCGCTTGTCCGTCATGTGCAAACGCCGGAACAGTTGCAGTCTGCAGCGTTCATGCGGAGTTTGTACGGCTTGTATCAGAATGAAGTGCAAACATTGTATGCGTCCCAGCATCGGCAATTGCATTTCATGAATCAATGGGTGCATCAGATGAAGACGCCGATTTCGGTCATTGGTCTGTTGCTCCAAGAGGATGGTGAGTTGGATAAGCGGAGCATTCATGAAGAGGTGGAGAAGCTGCAGCGCGGGCTTGACGCGGTACTCGTCAATGCGCGGCTAGAGACGTTTGAGGAAGATATGCAGATTGAACAAGTGGAATTGAAAAGTCTCATCCAACAAATTGTGACGGATCATAAGCGTCTGTTCATTACGAATGGTGTGTTTCCGGTTATTTCGATTGATGAAACGCTCGTTGTGGCGTCTGATCCGAAGTGGTTGAAGATTGTCATTGGGCAATTTATCACGAATGCTGTGAAATATACGTTTGAAAAAGGCAAGCATGTGTATATGTTTGTAGAACGGACGGAGCACGGGTTTGAATTGACGATTCGTGATGAAGGTGTAGGCATTCCAGCGTCTGACTTAAAACGTGTGACGAAGGCGTTCTTCACGGGTGAAAACGGCCGTCTGACAGGCGAATCGACAGGGATGGGGCTCTATATTGCGGCAGAAGTGTGCGGCAAGCTTGGTCATCCGCTGTCGATTGAATCGGAAGTGGGCACAGGCACATCGGTGAAGATTGTATTCATGAATGGAGAGGCGGGTGGAACAGATGGCGAACAAAGTGATTGTAGAGATGAATCAAGTGACGAAGATCTATGA
- a CDS encoding ABC transporter ATP-binding protein, with the protein MANKVIVEMNQVTKIYESKVMHRALNRLDFEAEEGEFIAIMGPSGSGKTTLLNIISTIDMPTYGRVVIDGVEPEALNPNELALFRRHHLGFVFQDINLLQMLTVEENIVMPLTLDGLPIAEMKRRIARLAHQLRLDGILDRRPDELSGGQAQRTAICRALIHQPKLILADEPTGNLDSNSAKEVLELLSSINDKDKTTIIMVTHDPIAASYCDRVLFIKDGEFFNEIHKDERRQTFFQRILNVLSLLGGNVNDLRLR; encoded by the coding sequence ATGGCGAACAAAGTGATTGTAGAGATGAATCAAGTGACGAAGATCTATGAAAGCAAAGTGATGCACCGCGCGCTGAACCGCCTCGATTTTGAAGCGGAAGAAGGCGAATTCATCGCCATCATGGGGCCTTCGGGCAGTGGTAAAACAACGTTGCTGAACATCATTTCGACAATCGACATGCCGACATACGGCCGGGTCGTCATCGACGGGGTGGAGCCGGAAGCGCTCAATCCGAATGAGCTCGCGCTGTTTAGGCGGCATCATCTCGGCTTCGTGTTCCAGGATATCAATTTACTCCAAATGCTGACGGTCGAAGAGAATATTGTCATGCCATTGACGCTTGACGGTTTGCCGATTGCTGAGATGAAAAGAAGAATTGCACGCTTGGCCCATCAGTTGCGGCTTGACGGAATTCTTGACCGAAGACCCGATGAATTATCGGGAGGTCAGGCGCAACGAACTGCCATTTGTCGTGCGCTCATTCATCAGCCGAAACTAATTTTAGCGGATGAGCCGACGGGCAACCTCGATTCAAATTCAGCGAAAGAAGTGTTGGAATTACTAAGCAGTATTAATGATAAAGACAAGACGACAATCATTATGGTGACGCATGATCCGATTGCGGCAAGTTATTGTGACCGGGTGTTGTTTATTAAAGATGGAGAGTTCTTTAATGAAATCCATAAAGATGAACGCCGTCAAACATTTTTTCAACGTATTTTGAATGTACTTAGCTTGCTCGGAGGCAATGTGAATGATTTACGGCTACGCTAA
- a CDS encoding ABC transporter permease, with protein sequence MTFRQFAFRNVVRNRRVYAAFFMASVFSVMVFFLNTMLLFHPTIEASPLRDIAMLGMGAADIVLYIFTVFFLFYSMRAFLQARSKEFGILLHLGMEKRQLHKLIFTETLLIGVASIGVGTFLGYMFSKFFFMIVKRIVMFPALPLYLSWKPFALTVGAFLSLFILISLIAPVFIRNVRVYDLLRGEGHDKEPHSYSKVRGMLGLVLLGLSYVLAAFTSNSIVVELIFLLPPLVTIGTYYFFTDSMPLVLHLFKVRKEFYWRHFRLLAISEGVVRLKENARMFFIVTIVSTVAFMSVGILASLTSFASQYREVNPLGLVYESYEGNELEQAHVSRLGKELRDANIDYTYVRFPVLQQQSSMTRNNVNIVQLAHINRLAQAFGKPVFQLAKGQALFLPPTHSTFEQLDQQSVKTILKDSGLVVTVNGAYPNQLFPAYAIGTNAIILNDEDYRTIESMQQEPLFVYHAFEIPNWQETKTIGLGISQSMSESILLGNDYEPTFYFDNPGLNYSVMRTTFTLLLVIGLLLAGVFLLAAGSFIYFRLYTSLESDRKQFDVLRRMGITDREFKKVVNRQLIPQFFVPWTVALVHSSFSFLSLQVIWDALAEISVVRELITVLAGFTVLQIIYFYLIRWRYLAHIRTPD encoded by the coding sequence ATGACGTTCCGTCAGTTCGCTTTTCGAAATGTAGTACGGAACCGTCGCGTGTATGCGGCCTTTTTCATGGCAAGTGTTTTTTCCGTCATGGTGTTTTTCCTGAATACGATGCTGTTATTTCATCCGACAATTGAAGCGAGTCCACTTCGAGACATCGCTATGCTTGGCATGGGTGCAGCTGATATCGTGCTATACATATTTACGGTGTTTTTTTTGTTTTATTCAATGCGTGCTTTCCTGCAGGCGCGTTCGAAAGAATTTGGCATCCTGTTGCATCTCGGGATGGAGAAGCGGCAGCTGCATAAACTGATTTTCACAGAGACATTGCTGATTGGTGTTGCATCGATCGGTGTTGGGACGTTTTTAGGGTATATGTTTTCGAAATTCTTTTTCATGATTGTTAAACGAATCGTCATGTTTCCGGCATTACCGCTTTACTTATCATGGAAACCGTTCGCGTTGACGGTCGGTGCATTTTTAAGTCTGTTCATTCTCATATCGCTTATCGCGCCTGTATTCATCCGGAATGTGAGAGTCTATGATCTGTTGCGTGGAGAAGGGCATGATAAAGAACCGCATAGTTATTCGAAAGTGCGGGGCATGCTCGGTCTCGTGCTACTCGGTCTGTCATATGTTCTCGCGGCGTTTACATCGAATAGTATTGTCGTTGAGCTGATCTTTTTGTTGCCGCCGCTTGTCACAATCGGGACGTATTATTTCTTCACAGATTCCATGCCTCTCGTTCTCCATTTGTTTAAAGTACGAAAAGAATTTTACTGGCGTCATTTCCGGTTACTCGCGATATCCGAAGGGGTTGTCAGGCTGAAGGAAAACGCCCGTATGTTCTTCATCGTGACAATCGTTTCGACGGTGGCGTTTATGTCCGTCGGTATATTGGCGTCGCTCACGTCATTTGCCTCGCAATACAGGGAAGTGAATCCGCTCGGACTCGTTTATGAGAGTTATGAAGGCAACGAGCTTGAGCAGGCGCATGTCAGCAGGCTTGGCAAAGAATTGCGGGATGCGAATATCGATTACACATATGTCCGTTTTCCTGTGTTGCAGCAACAATCGTCAATGACACGAAACAATGTCAATATTGTCCAACTCGCTCATATCAACCGGTTGGCGCAAGCGTTCGGAAAGCCTGTCTTCCAATTAGCAAAAGGGCAGGCGCTGTTCCTGCCGCCGACGCATTCGACATTTGAACAACTGGATCAGCAGTCCGTTAAAACGATACTAAAAGACAGTGGGCTCGTCGTCACTGTGAACGGGGCGTATCCGAATCAGTTGTTTCCCGCTTATGCCATCGGAACAAATGCCATCATCTTGAATGATGAAGATTACCGGACGATCGAATCGATGCAACAGGAACCGCTATTCGTCTATCATGCATTCGAAATTCCAAATTGGCAGGAAACGAAAACGATCGGACTTGGAATTAGCCAATCGATGAGTGAATCGATTTTGTTGGGGAACGATTATGAGCCAACTTTCTATTTCGATAATCCAGGCTTGAACTATTCTGTCATGCGCACGACATTTACACTGCTGTTAGTGATAGGCCTATTACTTGCAGGCGTCTTTCTACTTGCAGCGGGCAGCTTCATCTACTTCCGCTTGTATACATCCCTTGAAAGCGACCGCAAGCAGTTTGACGTGCTAAGACGGATGGGGATTACGGATCGGGAATTTAAGAAAGTCGTCAACAGGCAGCTGATTCCGCAATTTTTTGTACCGTGGACAGTCGCACTCGTGCATAGCTCGTTTTCGTTCCTATCTTTGCAAGTCATTTGGGACGCGCTCGCAGAAATTTCAGTTGTCCGTGAACTGATTACGGTGTTAGCTGGTTTTACCGTGTTGCAAATCATCTATTTCTATCTCATACGCTGGCGCTATTTGGCGCATATTCGAACACCGGACTAA
- a CDS encoding fatty acid--CoA ligase family protein gives MSLVTRVYETSKLKPAKTAYHFMGKDTSYAEFDQSISMFATALQGAGVEKGDHVAFLLGNTPHFLISLYATMRIGATAIPINPIYSPDEISYILHNSDAKVVIALDALLPLVEKAAPMFPSIEHYIICETSADVVEKVAALPEAAKAKTQLFSQLIAKGRPDFAPIDVDENETAIILYTSGTTGYPKGAMLTHKNIYSNARDVSEYLGFSEDDRVVATLPVFHVFALTVVVNAPLLKGATILLVPRFSPGDVFETIRNNQATVFAGVPTMYNFMYQYPEGKTADFDTVRLSISGGSSLPVALLHNFEEKFDVRISEGYGLSEASPVTCFNPLDRDRVPGSIGTNIVNVTNKVVDEYGEEVGVNEVGELVVQGPNVMKGYYKMPEETLSAIRDGWLYTGDLARRDEDGYFYIVDRKKDMIIVGGYNVYPREVEEVLFTHREIVEAAVIGVPDTNFGEEVQAFVVLKEGSDVTEDELKQFCEKRLAKYKVPKVIDFLEELPKNTTGKILRRSLKDQVKQ, from the coding sequence ATGAGTTTGGTAACGAGAGTGTACGAAACGTCGAAGTTGAAACCTGCGAAGACGGCTTATCATTTCATGGGGAAAGATACATCCTATGCCGAATTCGACCAGTCCATTTCAATGTTTGCGACGGCACTTCAAGGCGCAGGCGTCGAAAAAGGCGATCACGTTGCATTCCTGCTCGGGAATACACCGCATTTCCTTATTTCGTTGTATGCGACAATGCGAATCGGTGCAACTGCGATTCCGATCAATCCAATCTATTCACCTGACGAAATTTCCTACATTCTACATAACAGTGATGCGAAAGTCGTCATCGCACTTGACGCGTTATTGCCGTTAGTTGAAAAGGCGGCGCCAATGTTCCCGTCAATCGAGCACTATATCATCTGCGAGACGAGTGCGGATGTCGTTGAAAAAGTGGCGGCATTACCGGAAGCGGCAAAAGCGAAAACACAATTGTTTTCTCAGCTAATCGCAAAAGGAAGACCGGACTTTGCGCCGATTGATGTAGATGAAAATGAAACCGCTATCATTCTCTATACATCCGGAACAACAGGCTATCCTAAAGGCGCCATGCTGACGCATAAAAACATCTATTCGAACGCGCGTGACGTCAGTGAATATTTAGGGTTCTCGGAAGATGACCGTGTCGTTGCGACGTTGCCCGTCTTTCATGTATTTGCGCTGACGGTTGTCGTCAATGCACCATTATTGAAAGGGGCTACGATTCTGTTAGTTCCACGCTTCAGTCCTGGCGATGTGTTTGAAACAATCCGCAACAATCAAGCAACCGTATTTGCGGGCGTGCCAACGATGTACAATTTCATGTACCAGTATCCGGAAGGCAAAACAGCCGATTTCGATACAGTGAGACTATCGATTTCAGGTGGCTCTTCATTGCCAGTCGCTTTACTGCATAATTTCGAAGAGAAGTTCGATGTGCGTATTTCTGAAGGATATGGTCTGTCGGAAGCATCACCTGTTACATGTTTCAACCCGCTCGACCGTGACCGCGTCCCAGGTTCCATCGGGACGAACATTGTCAACGTCACGAATAAAGTCGTCGACGAATACGGCGAAGAAGTCGGTGTCAATGAAGTCGGCGAACTCGTTGTTCAAGGACCGAACGTCATGAAAGGCTATTACAAAATGCCGGAAGAGACATTATCAGCAATTCGCGACGGCTGGCTGTATACGGGCGACTTGGCACGCCGAGATGAAGACGGTTATTTCTATATCGTTGACCGCAAAAAAGATATGATCATTGTCGGCGGCTATAACGTCTATCCACGTGAAGTCGAAGAGGTGTTATTCACACATCGTGAAATTGTCGAAGCGGCTGTCATCGGTGTGCCGGATACGAACTTCGGTGAAGAAGTGCAGGCATTTGTCGTCCTAAAAGAAGGATCTGACGTAACGGAGGACGAGTTGAAGCAGTTCTGCGAAAAACGTCTCGCCAAATACAAAGTACCGAAAGTAATTGACTTCCTCGAAGAATTACCGAAGAATACGACGGGTAAAATCTTGAGAAGATCGCTGAAAGACCAAGTGAAACAATAA
- a CDS encoding S9 family peptidase, which translates to MTTRKLEVNDLFKLQSVTDPNVSPNGNEAVFVKTHIDEEENSYIANLFHIDLNSNETTQWTYGKHRVSSPKWSADGKQIAFLSNRDEKNQVYVLSARGGEAKQLTTFEKGVSSFHWSPCGKKIWFTATVKEGKTFTDKEDKDEKKKPEPVRVTKMKYKMDSVGLLPQDTYSQIGVINLETEEVEQFTEGNHQHSLQAISHDGKQLVMGVNREENLDYEFRQPLYLVDIDSKEETVIIDEEGYYGGARFSFDDSSIAFVGSDRGFQNATHGNVYVYDVKRGNTINVTESLDAPVGDHMVADHQQAANMPSVVWTKDDHLYFPVSTMGDVRLYFATLEGEMYPATAENEQVYGYDITKDGMTAVIAVSSSTNPGELYKQTITTGEREAITSFNKDYVDEVQLIEPEAITYKGQGDWDVHGWLMKPADFKEGENYPLVVNIHGGPHAMYGNTFFHEMQLLAAQGWGVLYVNPRGSHSYTQEFVDGVRGDYGGGDYADIMAGLDAVLADNAWIDADRLGVTGGSYGGFMTNWIVGHTNRFKAAVTQRSICNWISFFGVSDIGYYFSDWQIGANMRDVDTLWKHSPLKYAENVETPLLILHSERDFRCPIEQAEQLYITLRSMGKETEFVRFPEADHNLSRTGKPNLRIERLNEITGWFEKYL; encoded by the coding sequence ATGACAACTAGAAAACTAGAAGTGAATGATTTATTCAAACTCCAATCCGTAACGGATCCGAATGTATCGCCTAACGGCAACGAGGCGGTGTTCGTCAAAACGCATATCGATGAAGAGGAAAATAGCTATATCGCAAACCTGTTCCATATCGATCTCAATTCAAACGAAACGACACAATGGACATACGGCAAACACCGTGTCTCTTCACCGAAATGGTCAGCGGACGGCAAGCAAATTGCGTTTTTGTCGAATCGCGACGAGAAAAATCAGGTATACGTCCTGTCTGCCCGCGGAGGGGAAGCGAAGCAACTGACGACGTTTGAAAAAGGCGTATCCAGCTTCCACTGGTCACCTTGTGGAAAGAAAATCTGGTTCACTGCGACTGTGAAAGAAGGCAAAACGTTCACAGACAAAGAAGATAAGGATGAAAAGAAAAAACCTGAACCGGTACGCGTAACGAAAATGAAATACAAAATGGACAGCGTAGGCTTGCTGCCGCAAGATACGTATAGCCAAATCGGTGTCATTAATCTGGAAACGGAAGAAGTGGAACAGTTTACGGAAGGGAATCATCAGCATTCCTTGCAGGCGATTTCACATGACGGCAAGCAGTTGGTCATGGGCGTGAACCGTGAAGAAAACCTGGATTATGAATTCCGTCAGCCGCTCTATTTAGTCGATATCGACTCAAAAGAAGAAACAGTCATCATCGATGAAGAAGGGTATTACGGAGGAGCACGTTTTTCATTCGACGATAGCTCAATTGCATTCGTCGGTTCGGATCGCGGATTCCAAAACGCGACGCATGGCAATGTATACGTCTATGACGTCAAGCGCGGCAACACGATTAATGTGACGGAAAGCCTGGACGCGCCAGTTGGCGATCATATGGTTGCGGATCACCAGCAAGCGGCGAATATGCCAAGTGTTGTATGGACGAAAGACGATCATCTCTATTTCCCGGTCTCGACAATGGGGGATGTACGTCTGTATTTTGCGACGCTTGAAGGAGAAATGTATCCGGCCACTGCGGAGAATGAGCAAGTGTACGGCTATGACATTACGAAGGACGGCATGACTGCAGTTATCGCAGTCAGCAGCTCGACGAACCCGGGTGAACTGTATAAGCAGACGATAACGACTGGTGAACGGGAAGCAATCACTTCATTCAACAAAGACTATGTAGATGAAGTACAGCTCATTGAACCGGAAGCGATCACGTACAAAGGGCAGGGAGACTGGGATGTGCACGGCTGGCTCATGAAACCGGCTGACTTCAAAGAGGGCGAGAACTATCCACTCGTCGTCAACATTCACGGCGGCCCGCACGCGATGTACGGGAATACGTTCTTCCATGAAATGCAGCTACTCGCAGCGCAAGGATGGGGCGTTCTCTATGTGAATCCGCGCGGCAGTCACAGTTACACGCAGGAATTCGTCGACGGCGTACGCGGCGATTACGGTGGCGGGGACTATGCAGATATTATGGCTGGTCTAGATGCAGTACTTGCAGACAATGCGTGGATCGATGCAGATCGACTTGGCGTGACAGGCGGAAGCTACGGCGGGTTCATGACGAACTGGATTGTCGGTCATACGAATCGCTTTAAGGCGGCGGTTACACAACGTTCCATCTGTAACTGGATTAGCTTCTTCGGCGTCTCCGACATCGGTTACTACTTCAGTGACTGGCAAATCGGCGCGAATATGCGTGACGTCGATACACTTTGGAAGCATTCACCACTGAAATACGCAGAAAACGTGGAAACGCCATTATTAATCCTACACTCAGAAAGAGATTTCCGTTGCCCGATCGAACAGGCGGAGCAACTGTATATTACATTACGAAGTATGGGCAAGGAAACGGAATTCGTCCGCTTCCCGGAGGCAGACCATAATCTGTCGCGCACAGGGAAACCGAATTTGCGCATCGAGCGATTAAACGAAATCACTGGCTGGTTCGAAAAGTATTTGTAA
- a CDS encoding GNAT family N-acetyltransferase, producing the protein MWELTFKESNPEWKKWDAPYYPHTAISYEKFLERRNSIVDQEDYWAIEADGELIGMVSYYWEHEPSLWLEMGILIYEPTYWSGGYGTKALQMWIEHLFDTMPLVRVGLTTWSGNERMIRVAEKLGMTMEARIRKVRYWEGVYYDSIRMGILREEWEAQVN; encoded by the coding sequence ATGTGGGAACTGACATTCAAAGAAAGTAATCCCGAATGGAAAAAATGGGATGCACCGTATTATCCGCATACAGCGATATCGTATGAAAAGTTTTTGGAGCGGCGCAACAGCATCGTCGATCAGGAAGACTACTGGGCAATCGAAGCGGACGGGGAACTGATCGGCATGGTGAGTTATTACTGGGAGCACGAGCCATCACTATGGCTGGAAATGGGTATCCTCATTTATGAGCCGACATATTGGAGTGGCGGTTACGGCACAAAAGCACTCCAAATGTGGATCGAGCATCTATTCGACACAATGCCGCTCGTCCGTGTCGGCCTCACAACATGGTCAGGTAACGAGCGAATGATTCGCGTCGCCGAAAAACTCGGGATGACGATGGAAGCCCGCATCCGCAAAGTCCGCTACTGGGAAGGCGTCTACTACGATTCCATCCGCATGGGGATTTTACGTGAAGAGTGGGAAGCACAAGTGAACTAA